One genomic region from Candidatus Cybelea sp. encodes:
- a CDS encoding permease, whose amino-acid sequence MFSAAGHALVAGISQAATFFWDSLFGLIFGFLISAVVQVMLTPATMERYLGPGMRGLLNGAGFGIISSSCSYGASAAARGFYRSGADIRSVLSFLISSTNMNVAILILFWSLLGWRFAFAEFFGGVIIIAVVTIGLSLLFGSGELARLQREYNSANEAEDEGCEHHHAGAEPAARSWSTVASTAMADVRMLRTELILGYLIAGFAAALIPTGLLAAALRAVGSVPFIGYVLLLAVGLLIAVATFICSMGNVPVARYLANAGIPLGANTSFIYGDLLILPLIAIYRKSFPAKIAWAFVILFAIGAMLAGAIMERLIGNTVAGMSEAAMTINDRFTLISNIVGLAAVVALAIAAAVTRERRANARE is encoded by the coding sequence TTGTTTTCGGCGGCGGGCCACGCGCTGGTGGCCGGCATTTCGCAAGCGGCGACGTTCTTTTGGGACAGCCTTTTCGGGCTGATCTTCGGTTTTCTGATCTCGGCGGTCGTTCAAGTGATGCTGACGCCCGCGACGATGGAGCGCTACCTCGGGCCCGGAATGCGCGGGCTGCTCAATGGTGCCGGATTCGGGATCATTTCATCCTCGTGTTCGTACGGCGCCTCGGCCGCAGCGCGGGGATTCTATCGCAGCGGCGCGGATATCCGCTCCGTTCTTTCATTTCTGATCTCGTCGACGAACATGAACGTCGCGATCCTAATCCTCTTCTGGTCGTTGCTGGGGTGGCGCTTCGCCTTTGCGGAGTTCTTCGGCGGGGTCATCATCATCGCGGTCGTGACCATCGGGCTCTCCCTGTTGTTCGGCAGCGGAGAACTCGCGCGGCTGCAGCGCGAGTACAACTCGGCCAACGAAGCGGAGGACGAGGGCTGCGAGCACCACCACGCGGGCGCCGAGCCGGCGGCGCGCAGCTGGAGTACGGTGGCGTCTACCGCAATGGCCGACGTGCGGATGCTGCGCACCGAGCTTATCCTGGGCTATCTGATCGCGGGATTCGCCGCGGCGCTGATTCCGACCGGCCTTCTCGCCGCCGCTCTGCGGGCGGTCGGCTCGGTGCCGTTCATCGGCTACGTGCTGCTGCTGGCGGTCGGACTGCTGATCGCGGTCGCGACCTTCATCTGCTCGATGGGGAACGTGCCTGTCGCGCGTTATCTTGCCAACGCGGGCATACCGCTTGGAGCCAACACCAGCTTCATCTATGGCGATCTGCTGATACTTCCGCTGATCGCGATCTACCGCAAGTCGTTTCCGGCGAAGATCGCGTGGGCGTTCGTCATATTGTTCGCCATCGGCGCGATGCTCGCCGGCGCGATCATGGAGCGGCTGATCGGCAACACGGTCGCCGGGATGTCGGAGGCGGCCATGACGATCAACGATCGCTTTACGCTGATCTCCAACATCGTAGGATTGGCGGCGGTCGTGGCGCTCGCGATTGCCGCGGCGGTTACGCGCGAGCGCAGGGCGAACGCCCGCGAGTAG
- a CDS encoding VIT1/CCC1 transporter family protein translates to MPDLSKASSLTPPVQKVIVDVPGWQQVTPRIPDTQQRRTLERRRSIREIVFGAQDGILTTLGIITGVGVAEGERAAVFISGFLALLAGALSMGVGEYLGRKAEREVVQATIDMEKREMAADPQGEFTEQVAYYKLKGFSAEEAEMIVRRLAQHPDIYLYEMVRDEFGIDPREAESAGLRAPMAIGFSFAAGSLVPIVAFALPLTIASATIAALAFALVGLFAVGYYAGTLSERNALRKGFEVAAYGCGVFGISYLAGHFIPPLFGHAPIAVGG, encoded by the coding sequence ATGCCCGATTTGAGTAAGGCGTCCAGTCTGACGCCGCCGGTTCAGAAGGTCATCGTCGACGTCCCCGGCTGGCAGCAAGTCACGCCGCGAATTCCCGATACGCAGCAGCGGCGGACGCTCGAGCGCCGGCGCAGCATCCGCGAGATCGTCTTCGGGGCACAAGACGGCATCCTTACGACGTTGGGTATCATTACCGGCGTGGGCGTCGCCGAGGGCGAACGCGCGGCAGTCTTCATCAGCGGCTTTCTCGCGCTGCTGGCCGGCGCGCTCTCGATGGGCGTCGGCGAGTACCTCGGGCGAAAGGCAGAGCGCGAGGTCGTGCAGGCGACGATCGACATGGAGAAGCGCGAGATGGCGGCCGACCCGCAGGGCGAGTTCACCGAGCAGGTTGCGTACTACAAACTCAAAGGGTTCAGCGCCGAGGAGGCCGAGATGATCGTGCGACGCCTGGCGCAGCATCCGGACATTTATCTTTACGAAATGGTGCGCGACGAGTTCGGGATCGACCCGCGCGAGGCCGAGAGCGCCGGGCTGCGGGCGCCGATGGCGATCGGGTTCTCCTTTGCGGCCGGATCGCTCGTACCGATCGTCGCGTTCGCACTGCCGCTTACCATTGCATCGGCGACCATCGCGGCGTTGGCCTTCGCGCTTGTCGGGCTCTTCGCGGTCGGCTACTACGCCGGAACGCTCAGCGAGCGCAACGCGCTGCGCAAGGGGTTCGAAGTCGCCGCGTATGGCTGCGGCGTCTTCGGGATCTCGTATCTGGCGGGGCATTTCATTCCGCCGCTCTTTGGACACGCGCCCATAGCGGTAGGCGGGTAA